One stretch of Corynebacterium auriscanis DNA includes these proteins:
- a CDS encoding transglycosylase domain-containing protein — translation MFAAIVVGGLLLALAMVPFAGLSGWAVSATNKTMNSNVQDISANDDLPRMSNITDRYGNTMAYIYDQRRIEVKPDEISQNMKNAIVAIEDRRFFEHAGVDIKGTLRAAAANVTSGGVSEGASTLNQQYVKNYLLLVKAESSEQQAAAIETSIPRKLREMKMASELDKEFSKDEILTRYLNLVSFGNNSFGVQTAARTYFGTNAKDLTIPQAALLAGIVQSTSRHDPFTNPDGALARRNAVLDAMASTGKISATNAARYKKQGLGVGKEPKGDTNGCIGAGNAGFFCDYVLQWLDSKGIDRDKVAKGGLTVRTTLDKKAQEAADKASKNHVSATQTGVASVSNFISPTGNGHEVVAMASSRNYGLDTKKKETVLPITHSLQGHGAGSVFKIFAAAKAIEQGAGLNTVLDVPNRVDVDNMGSGGAKNCPPSKYCVENATSYKPTMTLKEALATSPNTPFITMAEKAGVKGIVDLAVKMGLRSYDDKGSHGDTSIAKYTKDNNLGSFVLGPNAVNPLELSNVAATLADHGRWCEPRPVLSVTDHAGNEVPLGKSNCEQALNKNVADALSNGMGSDISSGTAAGAAASVGWSGPIAAKTGTTETSFSAAFMGFTPQWAGSTYIFNDGGSSQNLCTSPVRQCGEGNLYGGNEPAQTFLEASKTGVAARGGPGLPKYDPKYNTGTNPEKFASKNAGASSQGQASAQPQRRNGPSQGPATPPGLQDFENQINDLLNRLQSFGDQAAGGRPSRR, via the coding sequence ATGTTTGCCGCCATTGTCGTGGGTGGTTTGTTACTCGCCCTCGCCATGGTCCCCTTCGCGGGCCTGAGCGGCTGGGCCGTTAGCGCGACCAACAAGACGATGAACTCGAACGTGCAGGACATCTCCGCCAACGATGACCTACCCAGGATGTCCAACATCACTGATCGTTACGGCAACACGATGGCCTACATCTACGACCAACGTCGAATCGAAGTAAAGCCTGATGAAATCTCGCAAAACATGAAAAATGCGATCGTGGCTATCGAGGATCGTCGATTCTTTGAACATGCAGGCGTCGATATAAAAGGCACCCTACGCGCCGCGGCCGCCAACGTGACCAGCGGCGGTGTGTCCGAAGGAGCGAGTACCCTCAACCAGCAGTATGTGAAGAATTACCTACTGCTCGTGAAAGCGGAATCCAGCGAACAGCAGGCCGCGGCAATTGAAACATCTATTCCGCGCAAACTGCGCGAAATGAAGATGGCCAGCGAATTAGATAAGGAGTTTTCCAAAGACGAGATCCTGACCCGGTACCTCAACCTCGTATCTTTCGGCAATAACTCTTTCGGCGTGCAAACCGCCGCACGGACATACTTCGGCACCAACGCCAAAGACCTCACCATTCCCCAGGCCGCGCTGTTGGCTGGAATTGTGCAATCGACAAGCCGCCACGATCCCTTCACCAATCCCGATGGCGCACTCGCGCGCCGCAATGCAGTGCTGGACGCGATGGCAAGCACCGGCAAAATCTCCGCCACCAACGCCGCTCGGTATAAAAAACAGGGCTTAGGTGTGGGCAAGGAACCCAAGGGAGATACAAACGGTTGTATCGGCGCAGGTAATGCAGGTTTTTTCTGCGATTACGTGCTGCAGTGGCTGGATTCCAAAGGGATTGACCGCGACAAGGTCGCCAAGGGTGGATTGACCGTTCGCACAACGCTGGATAAAAAGGCCCAGGAAGCTGCGGATAAGGCTTCAAAGAACCACGTCTCCGCTACGCAAACCGGCGTGGCTAGCGTGAGCAACTTCATTTCACCAACGGGCAATGGGCACGAAGTTGTCGCCATGGCATCGTCCCGAAACTACGGCCTTGATACAAAGAAGAAGGAAACCGTCCTGCCCATCACCCATTCCCTCCAAGGGCACGGAGCCGGTTCGGTTTTCAAGATCTTCGCGGCCGCCAAAGCTATTGAACAAGGCGCAGGACTCAATACCGTCCTCGACGTTCCGAACCGAGTGGACGTGGACAACATGGGTTCAGGCGGCGCGAAGAACTGCCCACCCAGCAAGTACTGTGTTGAAAACGCCACCTCCTACAAGCCCACCATGACATTAAAGGAAGCCCTCGCTACCAGCCCAAACACCCCTTTCATAACCATGGCGGAAAAGGCCGGGGTAAAGGGCATCGTGGACTTGGCTGTCAAGATGGGCCTGCGCAGCTACGACGACAAAGGTAGCCACGGGGATACCAGCATCGCCAAGTACACGAAGGACAACAACCTAGGTTCCTTTGTGTTGGGCCCCAATGCGGTCAACCCTCTGGAACTATCGAACGTGGCGGCTACCTTGGCCGATCACGGACGGTGGTGCGAACCGCGTCCAGTACTCAGCGTCACCGATCACGCTGGCAATGAAGTGCCTTTGGGAAAGAGTAACTGCGAGCAAGCCCTGAACAAGAACGTTGCCGATGCGTTGTCCAATGGCATGGGTTCGGACATTTCCTCCGGAACCGCCGCAGGCGCTGCGGCCAGTGTTGGCTGGTCCGGCCCCATCGCAGCAAAGACGGGTACCACCGAGACAAGCTTTTCCGCAGCATTTATGGGCTTCACTCCGCAATGGGCAGGTTCCACTTACATCTTCAATGACGGCGGAAGCTCCCAGAACCTGTGCACCTCCCCCGTGCGCCAATGCGGTGAGGGCAACTTGTACGGCGGTAACGAACCCGCGCAAACCTTCCTAGAAGCATCGAAAACCGGAGTAGCAGCCCGTGGAGGCCCGGGCCTTCCCAAGTACGACCCCAAGTACAACACGGGTACAAACCCGGAAAAGTTCGCTTCCAAGAACGCCGGTGCAAGCAGTCAAGGTCAAGCATCCGCGCAACCACAGCGCAGGAACGGTCCCTCGCAAGGACCCGCGACTCCACCTGGGCTTCAGGACTTTGAAAACCAGATCAACGATCTGCTGAATCGGCTTCAGTCCTTCGGTGACCAAGCCGCCGGCGGTCGCCCATCCCGCAGGTAA
- a CDS encoding metallophosphoesterase — protein MTGLATAYLANREIRQFEMHEVTVPVFEPGALPEGWGSVRVLHISDLHMLAEQKAKEAFLAGLDTTNPDLVINTGDNLGSKDGVPTVVRSLNDLMDRPGAFVFGSNDYFAPRPVNPFIYLLGKKRKPSEEKLPWQGMRAAFVERGWHDATHQRVEFTIAPAGVAESDYAREIKLAIAGVDDPHHQLDDYDAIAGPANPDADLKIGLSHSPEPHILDRFAADGYQIVLSGHTHGGQLCLPGGKTIVTNCGIDRGRAKGLSRWSERMWLHVTNGLGNSKYVPFRTFCRPSATLLHFVEK, from the coding sequence ATGACCGGGCTGGCTACCGCCTACCTGGCTAACCGCGAAATCCGACAATTCGAGATGCACGAGGTCACCGTGCCGGTTTTCGAACCCGGCGCGCTGCCCGAAGGTTGGGGTTCCGTACGGGTTCTGCACATCAGCGATCTTCACATGCTGGCGGAGCAGAAAGCGAAAGAGGCATTCCTCGCAGGATTGGATACCACCAACCCGGATCTGGTCATCAATACCGGCGATAACTTGGGCTCCAAAGACGGTGTGCCCACGGTGGTCCGCTCATTGAACGACCTAATGGACCGACCAGGCGCGTTCGTTTTCGGCTCTAACGATTACTTCGCTCCTCGCCCGGTCAATCCCTTCATTTACCTGCTTGGGAAAAAGCGCAAGCCCAGTGAGGAGAAGCTTCCGTGGCAAGGTATGCGCGCTGCCTTCGTAGAACGTGGTTGGCACGATGCCACCCACCAACGTGTGGAGTTCACCATCGCCCCAGCCGGTGTTGCTGAATCTGACTACGCGCGCGAAATCAAACTAGCCATCGCTGGTGTGGATGATCCTCACCACCAGCTGGACGATTACGATGCCATCGCCGGGCCCGCCAACCCCGATGCGGATCTGAAGATCGGTCTGAGCCACTCCCCCGAACCTCATATTCTGGATCGTTTTGCAGCTGACGGGTACCAGATTGTTCTAAGCGGTCATACTCACGGTGGCCAGTTATGCCTGCCCGGCGGGAAGACGATCGTTACCAACTGTGGAATCGACCGCGGTCGCGCCAAGGGGTTATCACGATGGAGTGAGAGGATGTGGCTGCACGTAACCAATGGTTTGGGCAACTCCAAGTACGTGCCATTCCGCACCTTCTGTCGCCCCAGCGCCACGCTGCTGCACTTCGTCGAGAAGTAG
- a CDS encoding DUF4040 family protein — protein MAILAIPAVLLIALACVPFLVKILDRNAGWPLAIAFLALAGFLISKAEEALHGAGVFWTHTWIKGFLAGSTSQDPTGLTSVPENVSRNTAFSGDMQITLRLDALSLAFTLLALIIGAIVFIYSTRYLHRGSRIMSFYLLMTTFMVAVVILFLADDVVLLFIGWELVSLASFFLIARAGSSGEAGSIRTLLLTFTGGLFLVAALAIMVATTGTMSVTEIIASPEWENEPVRIGLVAILVALAAFSKAAQIPFHFWLPEAMAADTPVSAFLHAAAVVKAGIFLLLRFNALFNGAAMWHYILICVGMTTAVMAAVFAMQKTDLKKLTAYSTVSQLGWIVATIGVGTPFAISAAIVHTAAHALFKSSLFMLVGVVDHQAGSRDIRRLGPLWRQMPLTFVSAVIAAASMAAIPPTFGFVSKEGMLEAFTEAPFNRIGIGILLTVAGVGALATLLYSARYVFGAFVDGKRDMSHVKEAPLSLLLPAALPGVFSLPLVFFMGSADHAIDAVVKATGAGEAHTHLALWHGVTLPLIISLLVIAVGVVAVVNRRRVFDPLEDRRLGLVAGEDIIQKTEDLSARLGKLLSRPAISIAPYRHVVWIFAMIITMAAFAIMGPGRLGGLTALTPRVSGIDRPEDLIGLVIVAAATISLTATRSRFASVILVGVVGAGVSWVMLTLGAPDVAQTQLLVEFCVVVIMMLVIRYQPRLYLREGENRTKFATTLAVVMGLITFFGVWLLIGRHDKPQIAQWYLENTPEISGANNVVAAILVEFRAFDTMGELIVLGMAGIVIAAIIGSIPRSPFPGYGPGSTAELFRAPGTQRFPDVHKVPELAPFYSKYLRSTYLNSIASRLALRPLLPILFILSAVVFWRGHQAPGGGFLAALIAACALLYVYLSRATARKLGSDEMGYRLVGAGVLLALGTGLAGFAKGSFLAPIHGEVAGVHLTTSLLFDGGVYLAVIGLIVIVVNQMGGRERPGVNPADMPFGRRQATFSPKLSSLKNSREHQPVEGKRADNATKLSPVAIHAGGSHVPLNPSAVKEHAQRKQDSAEPDIQGAEDTRHKQRSVAPHQQSAEHTQRTQDSAASDDERPARGEQGVGKKEKPRTVNNRTPDEPHNNEEGDREQ, from the coding sequence GTGGCCATTCTCGCCATTCCCGCTGTCCTTCTCATCGCCCTAGCCTGCGTCCCCTTCCTGGTTAAAATCCTCGATCGAAACGCGGGTTGGCCACTCGCGATCGCGTTCTTAGCCCTAGCTGGTTTCTTGATTTCGAAAGCAGAAGAAGCCCTGCACGGGGCCGGGGTTTTCTGGACGCACACGTGGATCAAAGGCTTCCTTGCAGGTAGTACTTCCCAAGATCCAACGGGCCTCACATCAGTTCCCGAAAACGTCTCACGCAACACCGCTTTCAGCGGCGACATGCAGATCACCCTGCGCCTGGATGCGCTAAGTCTCGCTTTTACGCTCCTCGCGCTGATCATCGGCGCGATCGTGTTCATCTATTCCACGCGCTATCTGCACCGCGGCTCCCGAATCATGAGTTTCTATCTACTCATGACCACCTTCATGGTGGCTGTGGTTATCCTGTTCCTCGCTGATGATGTAGTCCTGCTGTTCATCGGCTGGGAGCTGGTCAGCTTGGCTTCCTTCTTCCTTATCGCCCGCGCCGGCTCCAGCGGTGAGGCGGGTTCCATCCGCACGCTGTTGCTCACGTTCACAGGCGGTCTCTTCCTCGTTGCGGCCTTGGCGATCATGGTGGCCACCACCGGAACCATGAGTGTCACCGAAATCATCGCGTCTCCAGAATGGGAAAACGAGCCCGTGCGAATCGGCCTCGTCGCTATCCTTGTGGCGCTTGCTGCGTTCTCCAAAGCCGCGCAGATCCCGTTCCACTTCTGGCTGCCAGAGGCGATGGCTGCCGACACCCCGGTCTCGGCATTCCTCCACGCTGCCGCCGTGGTGAAAGCCGGTATCTTCCTGCTGCTGCGCTTCAACGCGCTGTTCAACGGCGCGGCCATGTGGCACTACATCCTGATCTGTGTGGGTATGACCACCGCCGTCATGGCTGCCGTGTTTGCCATGCAAAAGACGGACTTGAAGAAGCTCACGGCCTATTCCACCGTCTCGCAACTGGGTTGGATCGTAGCCACGATCGGTGTGGGCACCCCGTTCGCCATCTCCGCGGCGATCGTGCACACGGCCGCTCACGCACTGTTTAAATCCTCCCTGTTCATGCTGGTTGGTGTGGTCGATCACCAGGCCGGTTCGCGCGATATTCGCCGCCTGGGTCCCCTGTGGCGCCAGATGCCGTTGACCTTCGTCTCCGCGGTTATCGCTGCGGCCTCCATGGCTGCTATCCCACCTACCTTTGGCTTCGTATCCAAGGAAGGCATGTTGGAGGCCTTCACCGAGGCTCCGTTTAACCGCATTGGAATTGGCATTCTGCTGACGGTTGCGGGCGTCGGTGCGCTAGCTACCCTGTTGTACTCCGCGCGTTATGTTTTTGGGGCGTTCGTCGACGGTAAGCGCGATATGTCGCACGTGAAAGAAGCTCCACTTTCCTTGCTGCTACCTGCTGCGTTGCCCGGTGTGTTCAGCTTGCCGCTGGTATTTTTCATGGGGTCGGCCGATCATGCCATCGACGCCGTGGTCAAGGCCACCGGCGCTGGCGAGGCCCACACTCACTTGGCGTTGTGGCACGGGGTGACACTTCCGCTGATCATTTCCTTGCTTGTCATTGCCGTAGGCGTTGTGGCAGTTGTTAACCGACGCCGCGTTTTTGACCCGCTGGAAGATCGCCGCTTGGGTCTCGTTGCAGGTGAGGACATTATTCAGAAGACCGAGGACCTGTCGGCGCGCCTCGGCAAACTGCTATCCCGCCCGGCAATCTCCATTGCACCATACCGCCACGTCGTATGGATTTTCGCCATGATCATCACGATGGCGGCCTTCGCGATCATGGGACCGGGCCGTTTGGGGGGCCTCACGGCTCTCACCCCGCGTGTGTCCGGTATTGACCGTCCCGAAGACCTCATCGGCCTGGTCATCGTCGCAGCTGCAACCATCAGCCTGACGGCCACGCGGTCGCGCTTCGCATCGGTCATCCTGGTGGGGGTTGTCGGCGCGGGTGTGTCCTGGGTCATGCTCACCTTGGGCGCTCCCGATGTGGCGCAAACGCAGCTGCTCGTGGAGTTCTGCGTGGTCGTCATCATGATGCTGGTCATCCGCTACCAGCCACGTCTGTACTTGCGCGAGGGTGAAAACCGCACGAAGTTCGCCACCACGCTGGCGGTTGTTATGGGCCTGATCACCTTCTTCGGTGTGTGGCTCCTCATCGGTCGCCACGATAAGCCGCAGATCGCGCAGTGGTACTTAGAGAACACTCCGGAGATTTCCGGGGCGAACAACGTAGTCGCCGCCATCCTCGTGGAATTCCGTGCTTTCGATACGATGGGCGAGCTCATCGTGTTGGGCATGGCCGGCATCGTCATTGCTGCGATCATCGGTTCTATTCCGCGATCGCCATTCCCCGGTTACGGCCCAGGTTCTACAGCGGAATTGTTCCGTGCGCCGGGCACGCAACGCTTCCCGGACGTGCACAAGGTCCCCGAGCTAGCACCGTTTTACTCCAAGTACCTGCGCTCGACGTACTTGAACTCCATCGCCTCTCGCTTGGCGCTGCGCCCACTGCTGCCGATCCTGTTCATCCTGTCCGCAGTGGTGTTCTGGCGCGGTCACCAGGCCCCCGGCGGTGGCTTCCTCGCGGCTCTTATCGCTGCGTGTGCACTGTTGTACGTCTACCTTTCCCGAGCCACCGCCCGGAAACTGGGTAGCGATGAGATGGGTTACCGCTTGGTGGGTGCCGGTGTGCTGCTGGCCCTTGGTACGGGCTTGGCCGGTTTTGCCAAAGGTAGCTTCCTGGCCCCGATCCACGGAGAGGTCGCCGGTGTGCACCTCACCACGTCGCTGCTGTTCGATGGCGGTGTGTACCTGGCAGTGATCGGCCTGATCGTCATTGTGGTGAATCAGATGGGCGGCCGTGAACGCCCCGGTGTCAACCCTGCCGATATGCCTTTTGGTCGACGCCAAGCTACATTCAGCCCCAAACTCAGCAGTCTTAAGAATTCCCGTGAACACCAACCTGTTGAGGGCAAGCGCGCGGATAACGCCACCAAGCTCAGCCCCGTGGCCATTCACGCTGGTGGATCGCATGTTCCACTGAATCCCAGCGCAGTCAAAGAACACGCACAGCGCAAGCAGGATTCAGCTGAACCTGACATACAAGGCGCAGAAGACACACGGCACAAACAACGCTCAGTCGCGCCTCACCAGCAAAGCGCTGAACACACACAGCGCACGCAGGATTCAGCTGCCTCTGACGATGAGAGACCCGCGCGGGGAGAGCAGGGCGTCGGTAAAAAAGAAAAACCGAGAACCGTAAACAACCGCACCCCCGACGAACCACATAACAACGAAGAAGGAGACCGCGAACAATGA
- a CDS encoding cation:proton antiporter subunit C produces the protein MIIAAIIAILVAGGVYLVMQRGMMRLILGVTLISHAINVLILATGNSAWRQDPLMDRATAGEAADPLPQAFVLTAIVISMAATAVMLTLTALGRDDDTRHPEDPERTARRNRVLNTTGHGLNRAGSGDRLAKQAADQRLSEETGQGVARGADRRIQKEKKKESGA, from the coding sequence ATGATTATTGCTGCGATCATCGCCATCCTCGTTGCCGGTGGTGTGTACCTCGTGATGCAACGCGGCATGATGCGCCTCATCTTGGGCGTGACGCTCATCAGCCATGCGATCAATGTGTTGATTCTGGCCACCGGTAACTCCGCGTGGCGCCAAGATCCCCTCATGGATCGCGCGACCGCAGGTGAAGCTGCCGACCCTCTACCGCAAGCGTTCGTACTGACCGCGATCGTGATTTCAATGGCTGCGACGGCCGTCATGTTGACGTTGACGGCCCTGGGGCGTGATGACGATACCCGCCATCCGGAAGATCCGGAGCGCACCGCACGGCGCAACCGGGTGCTCAACACAACGGGTCATGGTTTGAACCGTGCGGGATCCGGTGACCGCTTGGCGAAGCAAGCTGCCGACCAGCGGCTCAGCGAAGAAACCGGCCAGGGTGTCGCCCGCGGTGCAGACCGGCGGATTCAGAAGGAAAAGAAGAAGGAAAGTGGTGCCTAA
- a CDS encoding monovalent cation/H+ antiporter subunit D family protein, translating to MTSGALLALFIVVPLLAAAVAAILPWELGRRVLGFAIPTAGIVGSGVLLAHVAGDQPTVLADNVGAFPGGISIPLAADTLTGIMLLTTAIVCLAATWFADIVGETRARFFPALSLMLIGGAWGALLTADLFNLFVFIEVMLMPSFGLIAMTGTWARLSSARMFIIVNLVTSLVLLTGVTLTYGVIGTTNLAALAGSAGPRGGLGFAEGVPGSQWQLVVTLGMVLLALAVKAGLAPVHTWLPRAYPATSPAVMALFSGLHTKVAVYAILRIYMTTFEGDTSWAWGILALSVLGMMVGSFAGLAEFSVRSVVAYQMVNGIPFMLVALAFLNNHPHLMLSAALFYMLHHMVVAAALIMSSGAIEETYGTGTLKPLSGIMRRDPFVSVVFAAGALAIVGLPPFSGLWGKVGLVMGMAFDGSWKAWIAIGAIIVTSVGALFSMIYVWREVFWGRQMNKNECPPDLRVPTSYVMPSAAMMILSVAMFFGAGQVYELTGKATDSLTDTTGYVRAIMGPDDAPSVGRVLPPGPSGMDNVPAGMRSAADANAAKEREERRERTIPEQHSSTDPRVDSPQGKSSEAETRKTGE from the coding sequence ATGACCTCCGGAGCTCTTCTTGCACTGTTTATTGTCGTCCCCCTCCTAGCCGCCGCCGTGGCAGCGATTCTGCCGTGGGAACTGGGTCGCCGCGTCCTTGGTTTTGCGATCCCTACCGCCGGAATCGTGGGGTCCGGGGTGCTACTCGCGCATGTCGCCGGCGATCAGCCCACGGTGTTAGCGGACAACGTAGGTGCCTTCCCCGGCGGCATCTCCATTCCCCTGGCCGCCGATACACTGACCGGAATCATGCTGCTAACCACCGCTATCGTGTGTCTCGCAGCTACCTGGTTCGCCGACATCGTGGGTGAAACCCGCGCGCGTTTCTTCCCCGCACTATCCCTAATGCTGATCGGTGGCGCGTGGGGTGCGCTGCTCACCGCGGACCTCTTCAACCTGTTCGTGTTCATCGAAGTCATGCTCATGCCCTCGTTCGGTTTGATCGCGATGACCGGCACGTGGGCGCGCCTATCGAGTGCACGCATGTTCATCATCGTGAACCTAGTTACCTCGCTGGTGCTACTGACCGGTGTGACGTTGACCTACGGCGTGATCGGCACCACCAACCTGGCGGCCCTGGCGGGTTCGGCCGGTCCACGCGGTGGTTTGGGTTTTGCCGAGGGCGTACCTGGTAGCCAGTGGCAGCTGGTCGTTACCTTGGGCATGGTTTTGCTGGCCCTCGCAGTGAAAGCGGGTTTGGCTCCCGTTCACACATGGCTGCCACGTGCCTACCCGGCAACCTCACCGGCCGTAATGGCCCTATTCTCGGGTTTGCACACGAAGGTTGCGGTGTATGCCATCTTGCGCATCTACATGACCACCTTCGAAGGCGATACATCGTGGGCGTGGGGAATCCTAGCGCTGTCGGTACTGGGCATGATGGTTGGTTCTTTCGCGGGACTGGCTGAATTCTCGGTACGCAGCGTAGTGGCCTACCAAATGGTCAACGGTATTCCATTCATGCTGGTAGCGCTGGCGTTTTTGAATAACCACCCACACCTGATGCTCAGCGCTGCCCTGTTCTACATGCTGCACCACATGGTGGTTGCCGCAGCGCTGATCATGTCCTCGGGCGCGATCGAGGAAACGTACGGCACCGGCACACTCAAGCCACTATCCGGAATCATGCGACGGGACCCGTTTGTGTCCGTAGTTTTCGCTGCCGGTGCTCTGGCGATCGTGGGGCTGCCGCCATTTTCGGGCCTGTGGGGCAAGGTTGGGCTGGTTATGGGCATGGCCTTTGATGGCTCCTGGAAGGCGTGGATCGCCATCGGCGCGATCATCGTCACATCTGTCGGCGCCCTGTTCTCGATGATTTACGTGTGGCGCGAAGTCTTCTGGGGACGGCAGATGAATAAAAATGAGTGCCCACCTGACCTGCGCGTTCCCACTAGCTATGTTATGCCCAGCGCAGCCATGATGATCCTGTCGGTGGCTATGTTCTTCGGCGCTGGCCAAGTGTATGAACTAACAGGTAAGGCAACCGATAGCCTCACCGATACCACCGGATATGTTCGCGCCATCATGGGGCCGGACGATGCCCCGTCAGTGGGACGTGTATTGCCCCCTGGACCTTCCGGTATGGATAACGTGCCGGCGGGAATGCGTAGCGCGGCGGATGCCAATGCCGCAAAGGAACGCGAAGAACGCCGTGAAAGAACCATCCCCGAACAGCACAGCTCCACTGACCCCCGCGTGGATTCGCCCCAGGGTAAATCCTCCGAAGCCGAAACCCGGAAGACAGGTGAATAA
- a CDS encoding Na+/H+ antiporter subunit E, with amino-acid sequence MKPLKMGFHALRYGVWLVGQILKESTVMAMDTLGTGRHIAPVVIYYPLRIRSEVEIAAFVTSITMTPGTLALGLTGPKEVDYGAAAGGVNRDDISAVTKAEFRTHGLDNVQRFLAVHAMYGLNPEEILRDLADMEEHLAPYVKHIPQRFHVKHLVERGRPGPRGFRGSRGGRASDETVFDVEKVDSTPHAVGFVSDILRLDEEEKNPEDLKDMSREERYEVAARNAERNKDRAPGGHRSSGVDDSGQHTSDGDTGDGNGGGNDTNAAKRASARRVRREEANIAAARAELHETDRAGTSSSSRKASDEVVGGVDKNNQFYTDIDTFHGDRLGSSHPDRQGRTKPGETLYDPLYPRNNPDEDDVDGSQKFLEDPLPWYVKDSQSRASKEKRRKNRAKKERRKHQ; translated from the coding sequence ATGAAGCCGTTGAAAATGGGTTTTCACGCACTCCGTTACGGCGTGTGGCTGGTTGGGCAAATCCTCAAAGAGTCCACGGTCATGGCCATGGATACTCTCGGAACCGGCCGCCACATCGCACCCGTGGTGATCTACTATCCCCTGCGCATCCGCAGCGAGGTAGAAATCGCTGCGTTCGTTACCTCCATCACCATGACCCCCGGCACGCTCGCCCTAGGCCTTACCGGCCCCAAGGAGGTCGACTACGGTGCAGCCGCGGGCGGGGTGAACCGCGACGATATCTCGGCGGTCACTAAAGCCGAGTTTCGCACCCACGGTCTCGATAACGTCCAGCGCTTCTTGGCCGTGCACGCGATGTACGGTCTTAATCCCGAGGAGATCCTCAGAGACTTAGCGGATATGGAAGAGCACCTGGCTCCGTACGTTAAGCACATCCCGCAGCGGTTCCACGTGAAGCATCTGGTGGAGCGCGGTCGCCCCGGCCCTCGTGGTTTCCGCGGCAGCCGCGGTGGTCGTGCGTCTGATGAGACGGTCTTTGACGTGGAGAAGGTGGATTCCACACCGCACGCCGTGGGGTTCGTTTCGGATATTCTGCGCCTCGATGAGGAAGAAAAGAACCCGGAGGACCTCAAGGACATGAGCCGTGAGGAACGCTACGAAGTCGCAGCGCGCAATGCCGAGCGCAACAAGGACCGCGCGCCCGGCGGCCATCGCAGTTCCGGTGTTGATGATTCCGGCCAGCACACTTCCGACGGCGACACCGGCGACGGCAACGGCGGCGGCAACGACACGAATGCGGCCAAACGCGCCAGCGCCCGTCGCGTCCGTCGCGAAGAGGCCAACATTGCCGCCGCCCGTGCTGAGCTACATGAGACCGACCGCGCGGGTACGTCCTCATCCAGTCGGAAGGCGAGTGACGAGGTAGTTGGTGGCGTCGATAAAAATAACCAGTTCTACACCGATATCGATACCTTCCACGGCGACCGGCTAGGCAGTTCGCACCCCGATCGTCAGGGACGCACCAAGCCGGGTGAGACGCTGTACGACCCGCTGTATCCCCGCAATAACCCCGACGAGGACGATGTAGACGGCTCGCAGAAGTTCCTGGAAGATCCATTGCCGTGGTACGTCAAGGACAGCCAGAGCCGGGCCAGTAAAGAAAAACGGCGCAAAAACCGTGCCAAGAAGGAGCGGAGGAAGCACCAGTGA
- a CDS encoding monovalent cation/H+ antiporter complex subunit F, with protein MTPTNLMTILAGIAGMILVVSLCTVLYRVTTTHNDARRAVLGDMLFMTMAALFLCYSLTHRTSITYEVALFAGLFGPLSTYAYARIITRGRR; from the coding sequence GTGACCCCGACAAACCTGATGACGATTCTGGCGGGCATCGCCGGGATGATCTTGGTGGTGAGCCTGTGCACGGTTTTGTACCGTGTCACTACCACGCACAACGATGCCCGCCGCGCTGTTCTGGGCGACATGCTCTTCATGACGATGGCCGCGTTGTTCCTGTGCTATTCGCTTACGCACCGCACGTCCATCACATATGAAGTCGCGCTTTTCGCCGGGCTGTTCGGCCCCTTGAGCACTTACGCTTATGCCCGCATCATCACCCGAGGGAGGCGCTAA
- a CDS encoding Na+/H+ antiporter subunit G — MSAVSFPFHVDATSSTYNVAFLAAAGEKVEFHEPSWLAVIVAGALAIIGAIYVLVSARAMYLAPDALSQLNMVGPAVGVGMPLLIAANLVYSWSIEGFVLGHWIRAIVAIFALLIMSAVGSYAMGRALHATHWDHTVPLSGGQRPKEPR, encoded by the coding sequence ATGTCCGCTGTTTCTTTTCCTTTTCATGTCGACGCCACGTCCAGCACTTACAATGTGGCCTTCTTGGCAGCCGCAGGTGAAAAAGTGGAGTTCCATGAACCCAGCTGGCTCGCCGTCATCGTTGCGGGGGCGCTGGCCATTATCGGAGCGATCTACGTACTGGTGAGCGCCCGCGCGATGTACCTAGCCCCCGATGCACTGTCGCAGTTGAACATGGTGGGCCCAGCGGTGGGTGTAGGTATGCCCCTATTAATTGCCGCGAATTTGGTGTATTCGTGGTCGATTGAGGGGTTCGTGCTGGGGCACTGGATTCGCGCGATCGTGGCGATTTTCGCGCTGCTCATAATGAGCGCTGTGGGTTCATACGCAATGGGGCGCGCCTTGCACGCCACGCACTGGGATCATACTGTTCCACTCTCCGGTGGTCAGCGGCCGAAGGAGCCTCGTTAG